One Anser cygnoides isolate HZ-2024a breed goose chromosome 4, Taihu_goose_T2T_genome, whole genome shotgun sequence genomic region harbors:
- the NSUN7 gene encoding putative methyltransferase NSUN7 isoform X3, whose amino-acid sequence MLLQEAARQRCALAQSTTGRMPRSKSNSVSFHEDVTNDTSHLSEMKISDVRRSVEKRTMTLIGKNGCHDSVYINAAKIFQGIRNKKPKDKMLVRYGDDSVSPVLTFKDEYSQRMSYELAFNALKYQELLEEILLDSCVYPCQSIPDELTSLLVVMLYDLQDRKFEAREIFDEEEPVAEVRKIEHFLYSSRIKLAAALARCRIKHDALSIEYILPETIRKHEQRASALPLCVWINTFKTSLQDVIRDLKNKGFTKVESVSDFNRYTYCMDQHCHDVLFFPSSLKEELLSSDLFADCKLLLQDRSRSLAVHSVQALLNTDGDVIVAHVGSHLTVAHMSALRNHSMSRVFVCGVKSSARADELRNLFNHMGCENAGLLRDLLQGSVSKDKLRSLAERQLTELMHAMKFKVQAIVYCTSSVYPEENELVVKKALESGVEGHKLKRFRLIPPVFSTCSNPESCTGFFFRTELSEISSGCFLAVIAREKDSSENVSVQDILARAAAKGLLGSIAEKTKDDENKQWKTTQHGSGVTGSGTEPKRAEFPHRKDISNINAAVSVSKVVTKLRKKNVNQPVSYVQLKKPVSPAAGTGLPRVLKHTAHLPAVGKGHGRQMLARKARAERKKVVLKPVEIVLPPVISPYVRPQPGMPTSSSYFDRTGAKCLSDRALPPPLPKSGHTNRAKESTVAVRVLKLSSRFTEKHQPT is encoded by the exons ATGCTTCTGCAGG AGGCAGCAAGACAGCGATGTGCACTTGCCCAATCAACAACTGGAAGAATGCCACGTTCTAAAAGTAACTCGGTGTCTTTTCATGAGGATGTTACAAATGATACTTCACACTtgagtgaaatgaaaatttcGGATGTAAGAAGATCTGTTGAGAAAAGAACAATGACTCTGATTGGGAAGAATGGCTGTCATGACTCCGTCTACATAAATGCCGCTAAGATTTTTCAAGGCATTCGTAATAAAAAGCCTAAAGATAAGATGTTAGTGCGGTATGGTGATGACTCAGTATCTCCTGTGCTAACTTTTAAAGATGAGTATTCCCAGCGTATGTCTTACGAACTAGCTTTCAATGCTCTGAAAT atcaagAGCTTCTTGAAGAAATACTGCTAGACAGTTGTGTTTACCCATGTCAGTCAATA cCAGATGAATTAACCAGCTTGCTTGTTGTGATGCTCTATGACCTCCAAGACCGAAAGTTTGAAGCACGAGAGATTTTTGATGAAGAGGAACCTGTAGCAGAAGTTAGGAAGATAGAACATTTTCTATACAG TTCTAGGATCAAATTGGCAGCTGCACTAGCAAGATGTCGCATCAAACATGATGCTCTTTCAATTGAATACATTCTACCAGAAACCATACGGAAGCATGAACAAAGGGCTTCTGCCTTACCTTTATGTGTCTGGATAAATACATTTAAGACCAG CCTTCAAGATGTCATCAGAGATTTGAAGAATAAGGGATTCACAAAAGTTGAATCTGTGTCAGACTTCAACCGTTACACTTACTGTATGGACCAGCATTGCCATGAtgtattgttttttccttcctctcttaaAGAAGAACTGCTTAGTTCAGATCTTTTTGCAGATTGCAAACTCTTACTACAG GATAGGTCTCGCAGTCTTGCTGTACACTCTGTGCAGGCGTTGCTGAATACGGATGGTGATGTTATAGTGGCTCATGTAGGTTCCCATCTGACCGTCGCCCATATGTCAGCGCTGAGAAATCACAGCATGTCCagagtttttgtttgtggtgTAAAATCTTCAGCAAGAGCAGATGAACTGAGGAACTTGTTCAATCATATGGGATGTGAAA ATGCAGGATTGCTAAGAGACCTTTTACAAGGATCTGTGTCTAAGGATAAACTCCGTAGTCTTGCTGAGCGGCAGCTTACCGAGTTGATGCATGCGATGAAAT ttaaAGTACAAGCTATTGTTTACTGCACTTCTTCGGTTTACCCAGAAGAGAATGAACTAGTAGTGAAAAAAGCACTGGAATCTGGTGTGGAAGGACATAAACTAAAACGATTTAG gcTTATTCCTCCTGTTTTTTCTACGTGCTCAAATCCAGAGTCCTgcactggcttttttttcagaacagaactATCAGAAATTTCTAGTGGCTGTTTCCTAGCTGTTATAGCAAGAGAG aaagattcttctgaaaatgtgtcCGTTCAAGACATTTTGGCTCGTGCTGCAGCTAAAGGACTACTGGGCAGCAttgcagaaaaaacaaaggacGATGAGAACAAGCAATGGAAAACAACACAACATGGAAGTGGCGTTACTGGTAGCGGTACAGAGCCTAAAAGGGCCGAGTTCCCTCACCGTAAGGATATATCTAATATTAATGCTGCGGTTTCAGTATCTAAAGTAGTAACtaaactgagaaaaaagaaTGTCAACCAACCAGTCAGTTACGTTCAGCTGAAGAAACCTgtcagcccagctgcaggcacaggtCTTCCTCGAGTGCTGAAACACACAGCTCACTTGCCAGCTGTTGGCAAGGGGCATGGAAGACAGATGCTTGCCAGAAAGGCGCGTGCAGAACGTAAGAAGGTTGTGCTGAAGCCTGTGGAAATTGTTTTGCCTCCAGTGATATCACCATATGTACGTCCCCAGCCTGGGATGCCAACTTCCAGTTCCTATTTTGACCGGACTGGAGCAAAGTGCTTGAGTGACAGGGCACTTCCACCGCCTCTGCCTAAAAGTGGCCACACCAACCGTGCTAAGGAATCGACCGTGGCTGTAAGGGTCCTTAAACTTTCCTCCAGATTTACAGAAAAG caCCAGCCAACGTAG
- the NSUN7 gene encoding putative methyltransferase NSUN7 isoform X2 — protein MPRSKSNSVSFHEDVTNDTSHLSEMKISDVRRSVEKRTMTLIGKNGCHDSVYINAAKIFQGIRNKKPKDKMLVRYGDDSVSPVLTFKDEYSQRMSYELAFNALKYQELLEEILLDSCVYPCQSIPDELTSLLVVMLYDLQDRKFEAREIFDEEEPVAEVRKIEHFLYSSRIKLAAALARCRIKHDALSIEYILPETIRKHEQRASALPLCVWINTFKTSLQDVIRDLKNKGFTKVESVSDFNRYTYCMDQHCHDVLFFPSSLKEELLSSDLFADCKLLLQDRSRSLAVHSVQALLNTDGDVIVAHVGSHLTVAHMSALRNHSMSRVFVCGVKSSARADELRNLFNHMGCENIQLLYEDFTEIRPTDPRLQNAKVILLIPQCSALGFSNPIDFILSEHGDAGLLRDLLQGSVSKDKLRSLAERQLTELMHAMKFKVQAIVYCTSSVYPEENELVVKKALESGVEGHKLKRFRLIPPVFSTCSNPESCTGFFFRTELSEISSGCFLAVIAREKDSSENVSVQDILARAAAKGLLGSIAEKTKDDENKQWKTTQHGSGVTGSGTEPKRAEFPHRKDISNINAAVSVSKVVTKLRKKNVNQPVSYVQLKKPVSPAAGTGLPRVLKHTAHLPAVGKGHGRQMLARKARAERKKVVLKPVEIVLPPVISPYVRPQPGMPTSSSYFDRTGAKCLSDRALPPPLPKSGHTNRAKESTVAVRVLKLSSRFTEKHQPT, from the exons ATGCCACGTTCTAAAAGTAACTCGGTGTCTTTTCATGAGGATGTTACAAATGATACTTCACACTtgagtgaaatgaaaatttcGGATGTAAGAAGATCTGTTGAGAAAAGAACAATGACTCTGATTGGGAAGAATGGCTGTCATGACTCCGTCTACATAAATGCCGCTAAGATTTTTCAAGGCATTCGTAATAAAAAGCCTAAAGATAAGATGTTAGTGCGGTATGGTGATGACTCAGTATCTCCTGTGCTAACTTTTAAAGATGAGTATTCCCAGCGTATGTCTTACGAACTAGCTTTCAATGCTCTGAAAT atcaagAGCTTCTTGAAGAAATACTGCTAGACAGTTGTGTTTACCCATGTCAGTCAATA cCAGATGAATTAACCAGCTTGCTTGTTGTGATGCTCTATGACCTCCAAGACCGAAAGTTTGAAGCACGAGAGATTTTTGATGAAGAGGAACCTGTAGCAGAAGTTAGGAAGATAGAACATTTTCTATACAG TTCTAGGATCAAATTGGCAGCTGCACTAGCAAGATGTCGCATCAAACATGATGCTCTTTCAATTGAATACATTCTACCAGAAACCATACGGAAGCATGAACAAAGGGCTTCTGCCTTACCTTTATGTGTCTGGATAAATACATTTAAGACCAG CCTTCAAGATGTCATCAGAGATTTGAAGAATAAGGGATTCACAAAAGTTGAATCTGTGTCAGACTTCAACCGTTACACTTACTGTATGGACCAGCATTGCCATGAtgtattgttttttccttcctctcttaaAGAAGAACTGCTTAGTTCAGATCTTTTTGCAGATTGCAAACTCTTACTACAG GATAGGTCTCGCAGTCTTGCTGTACACTCTGTGCAGGCGTTGCTGAATACGGATGGTGATGTTATAGTGGCTCATGTAGGTTCCCATCTGACCGTCGCCCATATGTCAGCGCTGAGAAATCACAGCATGTCCagagtttttgtttgtggtgTAAAATCTTCAGCAAGAGCAGATGAACTGAGGAACTTGTTCAATCATATGGGATGTGAAA atattcAGTTGTTATATGAAGATTTTACTGAGATTCGACCAACAGATCCCAGACTTCAAAACGCGAAAGTGATTTTGTTGATACCACAATGCTCTGCACTGGGTTTTAGTAATccaatagattttattttaagtgaacATGGAG ATGCAGGATTGCTAAGAGACCTTTTACAAGGATCTGTGTCTAAGGATAAACTCCGTAGTCTTGCTGAGCGGCAGCTTACCGAGTTGATGCATGCGATGAAAT ttaaAGTACAAGCTATTGTTTACTGCACTTCTTCGGTTTACCCAGAAGAGAATGAACTAGTAGTGAAAAAAGCACTGGAATCTGGTGTGGAAGGACATAAACTAAAACGATTTAG gcTTATTCCTCCTGTTTTTTCTACGTGCTCAAATCCAGAGTCCTgcactggcttttttttcagaacagaactATCAGAAATTTCTAGTGGCTGTTTCCTAGCTGTTATAGCAAGAGAG aaagattcttctgaaaatgtgtcCGTTCAAGACATTTTGGCTCGTGCTGCAGCTAAAGGACTACTGGGCAGCAttgcagaaaaaacaaaggacGATGAGAACAAGCAATGGAAAACAACACAACATGGAAGTGGCGTTACTGGTAGCGGTACAGAGCCTAAAAGGGCCGAGTTCCCTCACCGTAAGGATATATCTAATATTAATGCTGCGGTTTCAGTATCTAAAGTAGTAACtaaactgagaaaaaagaaTGTCAACCAACCAGTCAGTTACGTTCAGCTGAAGAAACCTgtcagcccagctgcaggcacaggtCTTCCTCGAGTGCTGAAACACACAGCTCACTTGCCAGCTGTTGGCAAGGGGCATGGAAGACAGATGCTTGCCAGAAAGGCGCGTGCAGAACGTAAGAAGGTTGTGCTGAAGCCTGTGGAAATTGTTTTGCCTCCAGTGATATCACCATATGTACGTCCCCAGCCTGGGATGCCAACTTCCAGTTCCTATTTTGACCGGACTGGAGCAAAGTGCTTGAGTGACAGGGCACTTCCACCGCCTCTGCCTAAAAGTGGCCACACCAACCGTGCTAAGGAATCGACCGTGGCTGTAAGGGTCCTTAAACTTTCCTCCAGATTTACAGAAAAG caCCAGCCAACGTAG
- the NSUN7 gene encoding putative methyltransferase NSUN7 isoform X1 has product MLLQEAARQRCALAQSTTGRMPRSKSNSVSFHEDVTNDTSHLSEMKISDVRRSVEKRTMTLIGKNGCHDSVYINAAKIFQGIRNKKPKDKMLVRYGDDSVSPVLTFKDEYSQRMSYELAFNALKYQELLEEILLDSCVYPCQSIPDELTSLLVVMLYDLQDRKFEAREIFDEEEPVAEVRKIEHFLYSSRIKLAAALARCRIKHDALSIEYILPETIRKHEQRASALPLCVWINTFKTSLQDVIRDLKNKGFTKVESVSDFNRYTYCMDQHCHDVLFFPSSLKEELLSSDLFADCKLLLQDRSRSLAVHSVQALLNTDGDVIVAHVGSHLTVAHMSALRNHSMSRVFVCGVKSSARADELRNLFNHMGCENIQLLYEDFTEIRPTDPRLQNAKVILLIPQCSALGFSNPIDFILSEHGDAGLLRDLLQGSVSKDKLRSLAERQLTELMHAMKFKVQAIVYCTSSVYPEENELVVKKALESGVEGHKLKRFRLIPPVFSTCSNPESCTGFFFRTELSEISSGCFLAVIAREKDSSENVSVQDILARAAAKGLLGSIAEKTKDDENKQWKTTQHGSGVTGSGTEPKRAEFPHRKDISNINAAVSVSKVVTKLRKKNVNQPVSYVQLKKPVSPAAGTGLPRVLKHTAHLPAVGKGHGRQMLARKARAERKKVVLKPVEIVLPPVISPYVRPQPGMPTSSSYFDRTGAKCLSDRALPPPLPKSGHTNRAKESTVAVRVLKLSSRFTEKHQPT; this is encoded by the exons ATGCTTCTGCAGG AGGCAGCAAGACAGCGATGTGCACTTGCCCAATCAACAACTGGAAGAATGCCACGTTCTAAAAGTAACTCGGTGTCTTTTCATGAGGATGTTACAAATGATACTTCACACTtgagtgaaatgaaaatttcGGATGTAAGAAGATCTGTTGAGAAAAGAACAATGACTCTGATTGGGAAGAATGGCTGTCATGACTCCGTCTACATAAATGCCGCTAAGATTTTTCAAGGCATTCGTAATAAAAAGCCTAAAGATAAGATGTTAGTGCGGTATGGTGATGACTCAGTATCTCCTGTGCTAACTTTTAAAGATGAGTATTCCCAGCGTATGTCTTACGAACTAGCTTTCAATGCTCTGAAAT atcaagAGCTTCTTGAAGAAATACTGCTAGACAGTTGTGTTTACCCATGTCAGTCAATA cCAGATGAATTAACCAGCTTGCTTGTTGTGATGCTCTATGACCTCCAAGACCGAAAGTTTGAAGCACGAGAGATTTTTGATGAAGAGGAACCTGTAGCAGAAGTTAGGAAGATAGAACATTTTCTATACAG TTCTAGGATCAAATTGGCAGCTGCACTAGCAAGATGTCGCATCAAACATGATGCTCTTTCAATTGAATACATTCTACCAGAAACCATACGGAAGCATGAACAAAGGGCTTCTGCCTTACCTTTATGTGTCTGGATAAATACATTTAAGACCAG CCTTCAAGATGTCATCAGAGATTTGAAGAATAAGGGATTCACAAAAGTTGAATCTGTGTCAGACTTCAACCGTTACACTTACTGTATGGACCAGCATTGCCATGAtgtattgttttttccttcctctcttaaAGAAGAACTGCTTAGTTCAGATCTTTTTGCAGATTGCAAACTCTTACTACAG GATAGGTCTCGCAGTCTTGCTGTACACTCTGTGCAGGCGTTGCTGAATACGGATGGTGATGTTATAGTGGCTCATGTAGGTTCCCATCTGACCGTCGCCCATATGTCAGCGCTGAGAAATCACAGCATGTCCagagtttttgtttgtggtgTAAAATCTTCAGCAAGAGCAGATGAACTGAGGAACTTGTTCAATCATATGGGATGTGAAA atattcAGTTGTTATATGAAGATTTTACTGAGATTCGACCAACAGATCCCAGACTTCAAAACGCGAAAGTGATTTTGTTGATACCACAATGCTCTGCACTGGGTTTTAGTAATccaatagattttattttaagtgaacATGGAG ATGCAGGATTGCTAAGAGACCTTTTACAAGGATCTGTGTCTAAGGATAAACTCCGTAGTCTTGCTGAGCGGCAGCTTACCGAGTTGATGCATGCGATGAAAT ttaaAGTACAAGCTATTGTTTACTGCACTTCTTCGGTTTACCCAGAAGAGAATGAACTAGTAGTGAAAAAAGCACTGGAATCTGGTGTGGAAGGACATAAACTAAAACGATTTAG gcTTATTCCTCCTGTTTTTTCTACGTGCTCAAATCCAGAGTCCTgcactggcttttttttcagaacagaactATCAGAAATTTCTAGTGGCTGTTTCCTAGCTGTTATAGCAAGAGAG aaagattcttctgaaaatgtgtcCGTTCAAGACATTTTGGCTCGTGCTGCAGCTAAAGGACTACTGGGCAGCAttgcagaaaaaacaaaggacGATGAGAACAAGCAATGGAAAACAACACAACATGGAAGTGGCGTTACTGGTAGCGGTACAGAGCCTAAAAGGGCCGAGTTCCCTCACCGTAAGGATATATCTAATATTAATGCTGCGGTTTCAGTATCTAAAGTAGTAACtaaactgagaaaaaagaaTGTCAACCAACCAGTCAGTTACGTTCAGCTGAAGAAACCTgtcagcccagctgcaggcacaggtCTTCCTCGAGTGCTGAAACACACAGCTCACTTGCCAGCTGTTGGCAAGGGGCATGGAAGACAGATGCTTGCCAGAAAGGCGCGTGCAGAACGTAAGAAGGTTGTGCTGAAGCCTGTGGAAATTGTTTTGCCTCCAGTGATATCACCATATGTACGTCCCCAGCCTGGGATGCCAACTTCCAGTTCCTATTTTGACCGGACTGGAGCAAAGTGCTTGAGTGACAGGGCACTTCCACCGCCTCTGCCTAAAAGTGGCCACACCAACCGTGCTAAGGAATCGACCGTGGCTGTAAGGGTCCTTAAACTTTCCTCCAGATTTACAGAAAAG caCCAGCCAACGTAG